From a single Kryptolebias marmoratus isolate JLee-2015 linkage group LG17, ASM164957v2, whole genome shotgun sequence genomic region:
- the crygmx gene encoding crystallin, gamma MX — translation MGLHVVWSELNTGTMGKIIFYEDRNFQGRHHECSSDCPEMQKFFSRCNSIKVESGCWVAYEKSNYGGYQYMLHKGEYPDYQHWAGFNDCIRSCRMVPPYNGSYRMKIFERSDFAGQNMELNEDCPDLHERFHTRDISSVNVMEGYWMLHEHPNYRGRQYFLQPGEYRRHSEWGSTSPTIGSLRRVTENK, via the exons ATGGGCCTGCATGTGGTCTGGTCTGAACTTAACACAGGTACAATGGGCAAG ATTATCTTCTATGAAGACAGGAACTTCCAGGGTCGTCACCATGAGTGCAGCAGTGACTGTCCCGAAATGCAAAAGTTCTTCAGTCGCTGCAACTCCATAAAAGTTGAGAGTGGTTGTTGGGTGGCCTATGAGAAGTCCAATTATGGTGGCTACCAATACATGCTGCACAAGGGAGAGTATCCTGACTACCAGCACTGGGCTGGCTTCAATGACTGTATCCGCTCCTGCCGTATGGTTCCCCCT TACAATGGAAGCTACAGGATGAAGATCTTCGAGCGGTCTGACTTTGCAGGCCAAAATATGGAGCTCAATGAAGACTGCCCAGATCTGCACGAGCGTTTCCACACCCGTGACATCTCCTCTGTCAATGTCATGGAGGGCTACTGGATGCTGCACGAACACCCCAACTACAGGGGACGCCAGTACTTCTTGCAACCTGGAGAATACAGACGGCACAGCGAGTGGGGAAGCACCAGCCCCACCATCGGATCTCTGAGACGTGTGACAGAGAACAAGTGA
- the crygmxl2 gene encoding crystallin, gamma MX, like 2: MGKIIFYEGSNFQGRHWECSSDCMDTFRHFNCCNSIRVSGGYWVAYEKPHYMGYQYILGPGEYSNYHSWMGFNNCIRSCQMFPPYRGSYKMRVYNRPDMMGHMMEFMDDCPNVYDRFHYRDIYSCNVMEGYWIFYEHPNYRGRQFFLRPGEYRGYGDWGCHNPMVGSFRRMRTAM, translated from the exons ATGGGGAAG atcatcTTCTACGAGGGCTCCAACTTCCAGGGCCGCCACTGGGAGTGCAGCAGTGACTGCATGGACACCTTCAGGCACTTCAACTGCTGCAACTCCATCCGTGTCAGCGGCGGTTACTGGGTGGCCTACGAGAAGCCACACTACATGGGTTACCAGTACATCCTCGGCCCCGGCGAGTACTCCAACTACCACTCCTGGATGGGCTTCAACAACTGCATCCGCTCTTGCCAAATGTTCCCTCCT TACAGGGGATCCTACAAGATGAGAGTCTACAACAGGCCAGATATGATGGGACACATGATGGAGTTCATGGATGACTGTCCCAACGTGTACGATCGTTTCCATTACCGTGACATTTACTCCTGCAACGTCATGGAGGGCTACTGGATTTTCTACGAGCACCCGAACTATAGGGGGCGCCAGTTTTTCCTGCGCCCCGGCGAGTATCGAGGCTATGGAGACTGGGGCTGCCACAACCCCATGGTGGGCTCTTTCAGGAGGATGAGGACTGCCATGTAA